From a region of the Daphnia pulicaria isolate SC F1-1A chromosome 1, SC_F0-13Bv2, whole genome shotgun sequence genome:
- the LOC124349242 gene encoding antifreeze protein Maxi-like isoform X2, giving the protein MAKFSFVVVLAALCVLQCFGVISASEIRVKRGGLTTGTTSGYTAQPHVHYAPAPGAAAAAAAAAAAQQAAQAVQAVQAVTSGIAEAAQAASAATYKAKAAAQAAQSNQVKVQAILQDVAAAAQAAQYAAKAAIQGANAVQAVQAVAAANAASAVSAANAVQQAAQASQAAKAAQAVQAAKLAQALSQSKGHHY; this is encoded by the exons ATGGCCAAGTTTTCTTTCGTAGTTGTATTGG CGGCTCTATGTGTGCTGCAATGTTTCGGTGTGATTTCCGCCAGTGAAATTCGA GTGAAAAGAGGTGGATTGACAACGGGAACTACCAGCGGATATACCGCTCAACCCCACGTTCATTATGCCCCGGCTCCAG gtgccgcagcagcagcagcggcggccgcTGCTGCACAACAGGCCGCTCAAGCAGTCCAAGCGGTTCAAGCT GTCACAAGTGGAATTGCAGAGGCGGCACAAGCAGCTTCAGCTGCAACATACAAA GCAAAAGCAGCCGCACAAGCTGCCCAATCTAATCAAGTCAAAGTACAGGCCATTCTACAAGATGTCGCAGCCGCTGCCCAGGCAGCCCAGTATGCAG CTAAAGCTGCGATTCAAGGTGCAAATGCCGTTCAAGCCGTTCAAGCAGTAGCCGCCGCCAACGCAGCCTCCG CTGTCTCCGCCGCAAATGCTGTCCAACAG GCAGCACAGGCTTCACAGGCAGCTAAAGCGGCTCAAGCGGTGCAGGCTGCCAAATTGGCCCAAGCTCTCTCGCAGTCAAAAGGAcatcattattaa
- the LOC124349242 gene encoding antifreeze protein Maxi-like isoform X1 produces MAKFSFVVVLAALCVLQCFGVISASEIRVKRGGLTTGTTSGYTAQPHVHYAPAPGAAAAAAAAAAAQQAAQAVQAVQAVTSGIAEAAQAASAATYKAKAAAQAAQSNQVKVQAILQDVAAAAQAAQYAAKAAIQGANAVQAVQAVAAANAASAVSAANAVQQSTYVKSIGVTKAAQASQAAKAAQAVQAAKLAQALSQSKGHHY; encoded by the exons ATGGCCAAGTTTTCTTTCGTAGTTGTATTGG CGGCTCTATGTGTGCTGCAATGTTTCGGTGTGATTTCCGCCAGTGAAATTCGA GTGAAAAGAGGTGGATTGACAACGGGAACTACCAGCGGATATACCGCTCAACCCCACGTTCATTATGCCCCGGCTCCAG gtgccgcagcagcagcagcggcggccgcTGCTGCACAACAGGCCGCTCAAGCAGTCCAAGCGGTTCAAGCT GTCACAAGTGGAATTGCAGAGGCGGCACAAGCAGCTTCAGCTGCAACATACAAA GCAAAAGCAGCCGCACAAGCTGCCCAATCTAATCAAGTCAAAGTACAGGCCATTCTACAAGATGTCGCAGCCGCTGCCCAGGCAGCCCAGTATGCAG CTAAAGCTGCGATTCAAGGTGCAAATGCCGTTCAAGCCGTTCAAGCAGTAGCCGCCGCCAACGCAGCCTCCG CTGTCTCCGCCGCAAATGCTGTCCAACAG TCAACTTATGTTAAATCGATCGGGGTCACGAAG GCAGCACAGGCTTCACAGGCAGCTAAAGCGGCTCAAGCGGTGCAGGCTGCCAAATTGGCCCAAGCTCTCTCGCAGTCAAAAGGAcatcattattaa